The following DNA comes from Haloarchaeobius salinus.
TGTCGCCCGAAAATCGCAGATTTCTGGCTGCCTGCCGGACGTAGTCCGGTACTGACGAGAGAGCTTGCTCTTTCGAACCACGCTTCTCGTCCCTCGCGCGGAATGGCTCGACACGCTCGCTGTCGCTCACGGGTCGCACGCTCCCCGTTCGCAGTCGCGGTTCTCACTCGCTAGCGCTCGCTCCGAACCGCGCACCGCTCGCGCAGTCTCGCCAGCCGCGCGCCACGTGGAAAATCCGGTCGTCGGAGCAAGTCAGAGCGAACCAGTCGCTACGCGAGTCTGGAGAGAGACGGAAAGAGAGAACTGCTTACTCGTCGACGGCGACGGCGTTGACCTGTCCGGTCTGGCCGGGACGGGAGGTGACGCGGGCGGTGCCGGCGTCGGTCTCGATGAGCGCGCCCTTCGTGATGATGTTCCGGCGCACGTAGTTCGGGTTGGCGTCGTTCTCGACGACGTCCTCGATGGTGGCCTCGACGGTCTCGCCGCCCTTGTTCACGTTGGCGACGTCGGTCGCGAGCGCACGGGTCTTCGTCGTGTTGCCGCGCGTGTCGACGACACGGAAGCGGGGCTCACCGACCTGGGTCTCCGTGGGGAGACGGCCGAGCTGGTGCTTCTTTCGGTTGCGGATCGGGCGCAGTCGCCCACCGGTGCGCTTGCGAATGGAGCGTCCCTGGTCTTGCATACCCGGCAAGAGTCCCAGGAGCTACTTGAATCGCTCGACTTGGCACGGGGCGAATCGCAGGGTTTAGGCCGTCCTCGGCCGACCGGCGAGACATGAGTCTTCGCGTCGCCGTGGCCGCGCCGTTCCGCCAGCGCGGCAAGGACGAACTCGCCGAGAACGAGTTCGTGGTCGCGCTGTCGCTCGACCGCGACTGGTTCTCGCCGGACCAGGCGAAGCGACTGGTCGACGTGGCGACGGGCGAGGGGCTGTTAGAGCGCGACGACACCGGGCTACGGCCGACGTTCGACCCCGGCGGGGTCACGGTGCCGGAGGGGTTCGTCCCGGACGAGCATATCCTCCGCTCCCGCTCGGCGTTCGAGCAGGTGCTCGACGACCTCGTCGCCGACGGACACGAGAAGCACGAGGCCGTCGGCGAGATCAACCAGCTGCAGGGCGAGCTGGACGTGACCATCGAGGCCGCCGCGGTGGTCTACGCTCGCCGGAACGGGCTGGACGTGAGCGGCGTGCGCGAGAAGGCCGTCGCCGAGCTGGCTGGAGACGACGGGGAGGCGAGGTAGGATGGTCGAGGACCGCGTCACCGACGGCGTCCGCATCGCCCAGCTGCTCTCCTCGGAGCTCGACGGCCGCGAGGACGGCACGTTCGACCGCTTCGCCGTGGTCGATGCCGACCGGGACGTGGAGCCGACGGTCGACGGCGCGCTCGCGTACCGGGTGACCTGCGACGACGAGCGCGTCGCGGAGGTGTTCGTCCAGCCGGACCGCGCCCGTGTCGAACTCCGGGCCGGGCTCGACGTGGCGGTCGAGCGGGCCGAGGAGCTGGCGACGGCGGCCGACGGGACCGTCGACCTGCGGGTCCGTCCGAAGGCGGTCGAGCCGCCCCGCGTCGTGCTGTTCGTCGAGTCCGGCGCGGCGGTGAAACGGGCGGCCGACGTGCTCGCTGCGGCGGTCGAGTCCGGCTCCTGACCGTGCCGTCTCAGGTGGACTCCGTGGTCCGTTCCTCCAGGTACCGTTCCAGCCGTGGCGCTGCCTTCATCAACGTCGTCCCGAGCACGCTCATCGCGAGCACGTAGCCGACGGCGAACGCGGGGATGACGTCGGCGAGTGCACCCGTGCCGACGTCCAGCGCGAGCGCGGCGAGCACCAGGGAGAACTCCCCGCGGGCGACCAGTGCGATGCCGGCGC
Coding sequences within:
- a CDS encoding 30S ribosomal protein S8e; this translates as MQDQGRSIRKRTGGRLRPIRNRKKHQLGRLPTETQVGEPRFRVVDTRGNTTKTRALATDVANVNKGGETVEATIEDVVENDANPNYVRRNIITKGALIETDAGTARVTSRPGQTGQVNAVAVDE
- a CDS encoding DUF2240 family protein, translated to MSLRVAVAAPFRQRGKDELAENEFVVALSLDRDWFSPDQAKRLVDVATGEGLLERDDTGLRPTFDPGGVTVPEGFVPDEHILRSRSAFEQVLDDLVADGHEKHEAVGEINQLQGELDVTIEAAAVVYARRNGLDVSGVREKAVAELAGDDGEAR